One part of the Pseudoliparis swirei isolate HS2019 ecotype Mariana Trench chromosome 6, NWPU_hadal_v1, whole genome shotgun sequence genome encodes these proteins:
- the tat gene encoding tyrosine aminotransferase produces MLMLHWPQMMRRLTVPLPSRSEETCAECSGHLNLDPCDELSAVFRSLVLHSFLPQTNSEICFNKLCTVPGLKPVMPSGAMYLMVGIDIYHFPEFKDDVDFTQRLVTEQSVFCLPASAFEYPNFFRIVVTVPEEMMVEACDRIGEFCQRHHRPRSRDSNDLDQ; encoded by the exons ATGCTAATGTTACACTGGCCACAGATGATGCGGCGGCTAACGGTTCCTCTTCCTTCCCGCTCGGAGGAAACGTGTGCAGAATGTTCTGGACACTTGAATCTGGATCCATGTGACGAACTATCCGCCGTCTTCAGGTCTCTTGTTCTTCattcttttcttcctcagaCCAACTCAGAGATCTGTTTCAACAAGCTGTGCACCGTCCCCGGCCTGAAGCCCGTGATGCCTTCAGGAGCCATGTACCTCATG GTCGGGATCGACATCTATCACTTTCCAGAGTTTAAGGACGACGTGGACTTCACCCAGCGGCTGGTGACGGAGCAGTCGGTGTTCTGCCTGCCGGCCTCA gccttTGAGTACCCCAACTTCTTTCGCATCGTGGTGACGGTGCCGGAggagatgatggtggaggcctgcGATCGGATCGGGGAGTTCTGCCAGCGCCACCATCGGCCCCGCAGCCGGGACAGCAACGACCTGGACCAGTGA